One Nitrospira sp. DNA window includes the following coding sequences:
- a CDS encoding Type I restriction-modification system, DNA-methyltransferase subunit M, whose amino-acid sequence MANGTAAISSNGNFHSSGLRQKVDQLMDILWSGGVNNPMDSIEQISYLLFLRLLTEDDERLARLDKKYTRRFGGKFSRYAWGNFVTLTGDQLFDAVRAAIESLYELPGLSETGKLLFNRATLKIYDRPTLRAVIQAIQEMDLTAHDGHDLKGDMYEYLLSKLALSGTNGQFRTPRHIIQMIVSLVDPQPGRRICDPACGTAGFLIAAYQHILRNHTSKASLAKGIVDGQKLEPRQWKFLEERAFTGYDNDANMVKIAILNLYLHALARAHIELYNPLTDSRHYGESFDVILANPPFAGKIQKESILADINLPTRDTELLFVKWFIDHLTPGGRAGVIVPAGVLFGGNKAARKVRELLLTDCDLQAVVNMPSGVFKPYSGVSTAALIFEKADSRKLSADGRFVWFYDLTADGYSLDDKRTQIEANDIPDLLAKWEKREEGPNSYRVSIEKIRENDWSLAAGRYKPVTVEAANHDKPKDILDEVLKLEYEIIQRGNALMNALAPLRGEGQGEGPKPSGTK is encoded by the coding sequence ATGGCCAACGGTACAGCGGCAATCTCAAGCAACGGCAATTTTCACTCCTCCGGGCTGCGGCAAAAAGTCGATCAGCTCATGGACATCCTCTGGTCCGGAGGGGTTAACAACCCGATGGATTCCATCGAGCAGATTTCCTATTTGCTTTTCCTCCGCCTGCTCACGGAGGACGACGAACGGCTCGCGCGGCTGGATAAGAAATATACCAGGCGGTTCGGCGGAAAGTTTTCGCGCTATGCCTGGGGTAATTTCGTCACCCTGACGGGCGATCAGCTGTTCGACGCAGTTCGAGCCGCCATCGAAAGCCTATATGAACTGCCGGGACTGAGCGAGACCGGTAAGCTCCTGTTCAACCGCGCCACGCTGAAAATCTACGACCGCCCGACTCTCCGCGCCGTCATCCAGGCCATCCAAGAGATGGACCTCACTGCGCACGACGGCCACGACCTCAAGGGCGACATGTATGAATATCTGCTCAGCAAACTCGCCCTCTCCGGCACCAATGGGCAGTTCAGAACCCCGCGCCATATCATTCAAATGATCGTATCTCTCGTGGACCCCCAGCCGGGCCGCCGCATTTGCGATCCGGCCTGCGGCACCGCCGGGTTTCTCATCGCCGCCTATCAGCACATTCTCAGGAACCACACGAGTAAAGCCTCACTCGCCAAAGGTATCGTGGACGGCCAAAAGCTGGAACCGCGGCAATGGAAGTTCCTCGAAGAGCGGGCCTTTACCGGCTACGACAACGACGCCAACATGGTGAAGATTGCCATCTTGAACCTCTACCTGCACGCGCTGGCCCGGGCCCACATCGAACTCTACAACCCGCTGACCGACAGCCGGCACTATGGCGAATCCTTCGACGTGATTCTGGCCAATCCGCCCTTCGCCGGGAAAATTCAGAAAGAGAGCATTCTCGCCGACATCAACCTGCCCACCCGCGATACCGAACTGCTCTTCGTCAAGTGGTTCATCGATCACCTCACGCCGGGCGGACGGGCCGGGGTCATTGTCCCGGCCGGGGTGCTCTTCGGCGGCAACAAGGCCGCGCGCAAGGTTCGTGAGCTGCTGTTGACCGACTGCGACTTGCAAGCTGTGGTCAACATGCCTTCCGGCGTGTTCAAGCCCTATTCCGGCGTCAGCACTGCGGCTCTGATCTTTGAAAAAGCTGATAGCCGAAAGCTGAGCGCTGATGGCCGGTTCGTTTGGTTCTACGACCTCACCGCCGACGGCTACAGCCTCGACGACAAACGGACGCAGATCGAGGCCAATGACATTCCCGACCTGCTGGCCAAGTGGGAGAAGCGGGAGGAAGGTCCGAACAGCTACCGTGTGTCGATCGAGAAGATTCGGGAGAACGACTGGAGCCTCGCAGCGGGCCGCTACAAACCAGTCACGGTCGAAGCAGCCAACCACGACAAGCCGAAAGATATTCTTGATGAGGTGCTCAAGCTGGAATACGAGATCATCCAGCGTGGCAATGCCCTCATGAATGCCCTCGCCCCTTTGAGGGGAGAGGGACAGGGTGAGGGGCCGAAACCGAGCGGAACGAAATGA
- a CDS encoding Type I restriction-modification system, specificity subunit S: MIRWPTKPLGELVDFIGGGTPRRDRPDYWGGEIPWASVKDLQNQSLGTTLEHITAEGLANSASNLIPGGTVIIASRVGLGKVAVNQKPVAINQDLKALTPRDNNLLPRYLLLFLLSNAEYFEKAGVGATVKGLTIADYQNLKIPIPPLAEQERLVKLLDEADELRKLRTQANRRTADLIPALFHDIFGDAGHIAHNIRPLSEVAEVVSGVAKGRRFNGQKPVTVPYIRVANVQAGYLDLAEIKTIEALPSEVKELTLKNGDVLLTEGGDFDKLGRGALWEREIPNCIHQNHVFRVRVDYSKLLPVYFEKFLQTPVAKRYFLGCAKRTTNLASINMTQLRGLPVPVPSLTLQRDFAARVSEIRAMEFQQAASRRRLDDLFHSLLHRAFQGEV, from the coding sequence ATGATACGCTGGCCGACAAAACCGCTGGGTGAATTGGTTGACTTCATAGGCGGCGGCACACCACGTCGCGACCGTCCCGATTATTGGGGTGGCGAAATTCCTTGGGCATCAGTGAAGGACTTGCAGAACCAGTCGCTTGGAACAACTCTCGAACACATCACAGCCGAGGGACTCGCCAACTCAGCCTCGAATCTCATTCCCGGAGGCACGGTGATCATTGCTTCTCGCGTCGGCCTGGGAAAAGTCGCTGTCAATCAGAAGCCTGTTGCCATTAACCAGGACTTGAAGGCATTGACGCCGCGAGATAACAACTTGTTGCCTCGATATCTATTGCTCTTTCTTCTCTCGAACGCGGAATACTTTGAAAAGGCCGGCGTTGGCGCGACTGTGAAAGGATTGACCATTGCCGACTATCAGAATCTCAAGATTCCCATTCCCCCGCTGGCTGAGCAGGAGCGCTTGGTGAAGCTGCTGGATGAAGCGGACGAGTTGCGGAAGCTGCGAACCCAAGCCAACCGCCGCACCGCTGACCTGATCCCCGCCCTCTTCCATGACATTTTCGGAGATGCTGGACACATAGCGCATAACATACGGCCGCTATCGGAGGTTGCCGAAGTCGTTTCTGGCGTTGCCAAAGGGAGACGCTTCAACGGACAAAAGCCGGTCACAGTTCCATATATCCGAGTGGCCAACGTTCAAGCTGGATACCTTGATCTAGCAGAAATCAAGACTATCGAGGCCCTGCCGTCTGAAGTTAAAGAACTGACCTTGAAAAACGGAGATGTGCTTCTTACTGAAGGAGGCGATTTTGACAAGTTAGGGCGAGGCGCTCTCTGGGAACGTGAGATCCCGAACTGCATTCATCAGAACCATGTTTTTCGGGTCCGTGTCGACTACTCGAAGCTGCTTCCCGTCTACTTCGAGAAGTTTCTTCAGACACCAGTGGCGAAAAGGTATTTTCTTGGTTGCGCAAAGCGAACTACCAACCTGGCCAGCATCAATATGACGCAGTTGCGAGGCCTGCCCGTTCCCGTACCATCTCTCACACTCCAGCGCGATTTCGCCGCCCGCGTGTCCGAAATCCGCGCGATGGAATTCCAACAAGCCGCCTCCCGCCGCAGGCTCGATGACCTATTTCATTCTCTCCTCCACCGTGCGTTTCAAGGCGAAGTATGA